A part of Sporomusaceae bacterium FL31 genomic DNA contains:
- a CDS encoding FMN reductase — MKKIIALNGSPRVNGTTAALVDQVFKGAVGRGAQVKSYHLNELSIKGCQSCYACKEQGRCILRDDMQPLYDEIADADAIIFATPVYMWQMTAQLKLVVDRLYPFLKPDYTSYLAPGKKILLAVTQGRPDTTLFLHYFEHAGKNLSFLGFGDYKILIAGGTRKPEDLLSQSAVVAEARELGGWLTE; from the coding sequence ATGAAAAAGATTATTGCTCTTAATGGGAGTCCCCGTGTAAATGGCACCACCGCTGCCTTGGTAGACCAAGTGTTTAAAGGAGCGGTCGGGCGAGGTGCTCAAGTTAAATCATACCACTTGAATGAACTGAGTATTAAAGGCTGTCAAAGTTGTTACGCTTGCAAGGAACAAGGCCGATGTATTTTGCGGGACGATATGCAACCGTTATACGATGAGATCGCCGATGCTGATGCCATTATTTTTGCTACACCAGTATATATGTGGCAGATGACGGCGCAATTGAAGCTGGTCGTTGACCGTTTATATCCTTTCCTGAAACCTGATTATACCAGCTATCTCGCTCCAGGTAAAAAAATATTGCTTGCAGTTACGCAGGGAAGGCCTGATACTACGCTGTTTCTGCACTATTTCGAGCATGCCGGGAAAAATCTTTCATTCCTTGGCTTTGGCGATTACAAAATACTGATTGCCGGAGGAACTCGTAAGCCTGAGGACTTGCTTAGCCAAAGCGCAGTCGTAGCAGAAGCAAGAGAATTAGGCGGTTGGCTTACTGAATAA
- the xdhB2 gene encoding xanthine dehydrogenase FAD-binding subunit XdhB, whose translation MVKGYMVTSLQEALELRAREAVTPYAGGTDLMIDTNEHATYLFLNKIPELRNIVADKENIRIGAGCTYTDILESDIAPAILKEAVAQIAAPAIRNLGTVGGNICNGSPKADSALIFFATNAKLRLASSRGERIIPINEFYLGRKKTVLQADELLVEILMNRTGISNYYYKKVGARDALAISRVSFAAILNIEDEKIVSCRTAFGAVTDVIIRRADIDAMLIGKTVEEAKIIKAVYLSAYDQAIVPIKGRISAEYRKAVCMNLLRDFLEKNGI comes from the coding sequence ATGGTAAAGGGTTACATGGTAACCTCATTACAGGAAGCATTGGAACTTCGTGCCCGAGAAGCTGTTACTCCTTATGCCGGCGGTACTGATTTGATGATTGACACTAATGAGCATGCAACCTATTTATTTCTGAACAAAATACCTGAGTTGAGGAATATTGTAGCAGACAAAGAGAATATCCGTATTGGCGCTGGCTGTACTTATACGGATATTCTGGAAAGTGACATAGCTCCTGCTATCTTAAAGGAAGCTGTAGCACAAATTGCCGCACCAGCAATTCGCAATCTAGGTACAGTCGGAGGTAATATTTGCAACGGTTCGCCAAAGGCGGACAGTGCACTGATCTTCTTTGCCACAAACGCTAAATTGCGTCTTGCCAGCAGTCGGGGTGAAAGGATTATTCCGATTAACGAATTCTATCTTGGCAGGAAGAAAACGGTTCTTCAAGCCGATGAACTGCTGGTTGAAATTCTGATGAATCGAACTGGTATTAGTAATTACTACTATAAAAAAGTAGGAGCAAGAGACGCGCTGGCAATATCCAGAGTATCTTTTGCCGCTATTCTTAATATCGAGGATGAAAAAATTGTTAGCTGTAGGACTGCCTTTGGTGCTGTCACTGATGTGATCATCAGACGGGCAGACATTGATGCTATGCTTATTGGTAAGACCGTAGAAGAGGCAAAGATAATCAAGGCAGTATATCTTTCAGCCTATGATCAGGCCATTGTTCCGATCAAAGGCAGGATTTCTGCAGAATACAGAAAAGCTGTCTGCATGAATTTATTACGTGACTTTCTTGAAAAGAATGGAATCTGA
- the ybfB gene encoding putative MFS-type transporter YbfB, giving the protein MKTKSTKSAWIIMLSSAAILAITMGARQSTGLFVSPLNESTGLGIVSISFALAIGQFMWGLAQPIFGAIADKKGSHGVLVFGAVLLAAGLGLTPLVNSEWSLILTMGILSAAGAGAGSFSILIGATAQHLSPERRAFAGGFINAGGSFGQFVFAPLLQAIISGFGWVAAMLTMAASTLLTIPLASLLRGDNPTDKAVAEAGSGGLLQQVRDAMKNPSYLCLHAGFFTCGFHIAFLVTHLPGEVALCGHAASVSAASLAIIGLFNIAGSLFAGALGSKYRMKYILAVMYGSRAVMIAMYLLAPKTPLTFYIFAAFIGFTWLATVPPTAGLVGKLFGTRYLATLFGLTLLSHQIGGFLGAWLGGIAMSHDGNYLWMWYADIALASAAALVNLPIREEKIDSKV; this is encoded by the coding sequence ATGAAGACTAAATCTACCAAGTCAGCCTGGATAATCATGCTAAGCTCTGCTGCAATTCTGGCGATTACTATGGGAGCCAGGCAGTCTACCGGGCTTTTCGTTTCACCGCTCAATGAATCAACTGGATTGGGTATTGTATCAATTAGTTTTGCACTTGCCATTGGCCAGTTTATGTGGGGATTGGCTCAGCCGATATTTGGAGCCATTGCTGATAAAAAGGGTTCACATGGAGTGCTCGTTTTTGGCGCAGTCTTGCTTGCAGCAGGATTGGGTTTAACGCCATTAGTAAATTCAGAATGGTCGCTTATACTGACTATGGGGATTTTGAGTGCGGCAGGAGCAGGAGCGGGGAGTTTTTCAATATTAATTGGAGCAACAGCACAGCATCTATCTCCAGAGCGGCGCGCTTTTGCCGGTGGTTTTATTAATGCAGGCGGATCTTTTGGACAGTTTGTCTTTGCCCCATTACTTCAAGCAATCATTAGCGGATTTGGCTGGGTTGCTGCTATGCTTACAATGGCAGCTTCAACACTGCTAACTATTCCGCTGGCGTCGTTGCTGCGCGGGGACAACCCTACAGACAAAGCTGTTGCTGAAGCGGGTTCGGGAGGTTTATTACAACAAGTCCGTGATGCCATGAAGAACCCTAGTTATTTATGTTTGCATGCTGGCTTTTTTACCTGTGGTTTTCATATCGCTTTTTTAGTAACGCATTTACCTGGTGAAGTGGCTTTATGTGGACATGCTGCCAGTGTGTCTGCTGCATCCTTGGCTATTATTGGTTTGTTTAATATTGCAGGAAGTCTATTTGCGGGAGCGCTTGGGTCAAAATACAGGATGAAATATATTCTTGCAGTCATGTATGGCAGCCGTGCTGTTATGATTGCCATGTATCTTCTGGCTCCCAAAACTCCGCTTACCTTTTATATATTTGCTGCATTTATCGGCTTTACTTGGTTGGCGACAGTACCGCCAACAGCCGGGCTTGTTGGAAAACTTTTTGGGACAAGATATTTAGCTACCCTCTTTGGATTAACACTGCTGAGCCACCAGATCGGTGGATTTTTAGGGGCATGGCTTGGCGGTATTGCCATGAGCCATGATGGAAACTATCTGTGGATGTGGTATGCTGATATCGCATTAGCATCTGCGGCAGCATTGGTAAATCTGCCAATTCGTGAAGAAAAAATAGACAGCAAAGTTTAA
- a CDS encoding N-acetyltransferase yields the protein MIRYATHDDLSAILEIYNDAILNTTAVYDYKPHTIEDRIAWYEKKVSDGYPVWVFEDNNQVAGFATFGPFRAWPAYKYSIEHSVYVHKDHRGKHIATLLLQELIKFANAKGYATLIAGIDFSNEGSKLMHEKLGFSQSGIIRKAGYKFGKWLDLSFYQYQLQGPETPTEE from the coding sequence ATGATTCGTTATGCTACGCACGATGACTTAAGTGCGATACTGGAAATTTATAATGATGCCATCCTGAATACGACGGCAGTCTATGATTATAAGCCTCATACCATCGAAGATAGAATAGCCTGGTATGAAAAAAAGGTCAGTGACGGCTATCCAGTCTGGGTGTTTGAGGACAACAATCAGGTAGCTGGCTTTGCAACCTTTGGACCTTTTAGAGCCTGGCCGGCATATAAATACTCAATAGAACATTCGGTTTACGTTCACAAAGACCATAGAGGCAAACATATCGCAACCCTGCTATTGCAAGAGCTGATCAAATTCGCTAATGCCAAAGGCTATGCCACATTAATTGCCGGAATTGACTTTAGCAATGAAGGAAGTAAATTAATGCACGAAAAATTAGGATTCAGCCAATCCGGGATTATCCGTAAAGCAGGATATAAGTTTGGCAAGTGGCTCGACTTAAGCTTTTACCAGTACCAACTCCAAGGACCTGAAACACCCACAGAAGAATGA
- a CDS encoding MBL fold metallo-hydrolase — translation MNLNCKTYQVGDAKITYVGELVMNNVMPSTLFPDWNPDLLSDHQNWLSGNSIDPCAKHLFMSIHTWVVKTKHHTILIDTGVGNHKHRPFTPHFENLQLPYLQRLLAAGVEPEAVDYVLATHLHVDHVGWNTQKIDDQWVPTFPNARYVFSKAEYEYYKNPANHNDRNKTSVIVQKDSIEPIIAAGLADMIKIDGSELIDGLSFKPTPGHSIDHTSIALTSQGEEALFVGDLLHHPIQVRYPELNSIYDAFAEQSRLSRRWALEYAAERKAILFCSHFPESSAGTVTHHNRKFHWNYR, via the coding sequence ATGAATTTGAACTGCAAAACCTATCAAGTCGGTGATGCCAAGATCACTTACGTTGGCGAGCTTGTCATGAATAACGTTATGCCATCAACCCTCTTCCCGGATTGGAATCCGGATTTACTCTCAGACCATCAAAACTGGTTATCAGGCAATTCTATAGACCCTTGCGCGAAGCATCTTTTCATGAGCATTCACACCTGGGTAGTAAAAACCAAACATCATACCATTCTCATTGATACTGGAGTCGGAAATCATAAACACCGCCCTTTCACACCGCATTTTGAGAATCTCCAGCTCCCCTATCTCCAAAGACTCTTGGCAGCAGGTGTCGAACCGGAAGCAGTTGACTACGTTCTAGCGACCCACTTGCACGTGGATCATGTCGGCTGGAACACACAGAAAATTGATGATCAATGGGTGCCTACTTTTCCTAACGCGAGATATGTTTTTTCAAAAGCTGAGTACGAGTATTACAAGAATCCTGCCAATCATAACGATAGAAATAAAACGAGTGTTATCGTACAAAAGGATAGTATCGAACCGATTATCGCGGCTGGGCTGGCCGATATGATTAAAATCGATGGCAGTGAACTGATTGATGGTCTCTCTTTTAAGCCAACGCCTGGGCACAGTATCGATCATACTTCAATCGCCCTTACCTCCCAAGGAGAAGAAGCCTTATTCGTCGGAGATCTATTGCACCATCCCATTCAAGTCCGATACCCTGAATTAAATTCTATTTATGATGCTTTTGCAGAACAATCAAGACTGTCGCGGCGCTGGGCGTTAGAGTATGCGGCAGAGCGTAAGGCCATATTATTTTGCTCTCATTTCCCTGAAAGCTCAGCAGGAACGGTAACACACCATAATCGTAAATTTCATTGGAACTATCGTTAA
- a CDS encoding LysR family transcriptional regulator: protein MELKHLQYFLTLAEELHFARAATKLFIAQPPLSRQIQQLEKELGIKLFDRNNRSVKLTAAGEYLKQETAQLFEHLTVVKNHLALINQGILGQARIGYVGAVMYSFLPKMLGDFKLHYPKVNTILSEMGNDAQVAAIKGGQLDIGFTRGPISDESIKMLQLMSEPFVIVISASHSYANKATLSLQDLSEDPFISFSRDCAPSMVDNIIKVCNNAGFSPKRVHECSQINTIMRLVENNLGYSIIPASVQKGYSLNLRYYELGSIPEKAELIMIYSTTNNTPLMQNIINFVIDFCKNTELHK, encoded by the coding sequence ATGGAACTTAAACATCTTCAGTATTTTTTGACCCTAGCTGAAGAACTTCATTTTGCGAGAGCAGCTACTAAGCTTTTTATCGCTCAGCCCCCCTTAAGTCGTCAGATTCAACAGCTGGAAAAAGAGCTAGGCATCAAGTTATTTGATCGTAATAATCGAAGTGTTAAGTTAACTGCTGCTGGAGAATATTTAAAACAAGAAACTGCCCAGCTATTTGAACATCTTACCGTAGTAAAAAATCACTTAGCACTCATAAACCAAGGTATTCTTGGACAAGCTCGCATTGGTTATGTCGGAGCAGTCATGTACTCATTTCTGCCAAAAATGCTAGGCGATTTTAAACTGCATTATCCGAAAGTTAACACAATATTATCGGAAATGGGAAATGATGCCCAAGTTGCAGCCATTAAAGGAGGTCAGCTTGATATCGGATTTACTAGAGGTCCTATCAGCGACGAATCGATAAAAATGCTTCAACTCATGTCTGAGCCGTTCGTCATTGTTATTTCAGCTTCACATTCTTATGCCAACAAAGCTACACTTTCGTTGCAGGATTTATCAGAAGACCCTTTTATCTCATTTTCCCGGGATTGTGCTCCCTCAATGGTGGATAACATCATCAAAGTATGTAATAACGCAGGATTCTCACCGAAAAGAGTACATGAGTGCAGTCAAATAAACACGATTATGCGGCTTGTCGAAAATAACTTGGGCTACTCCATCATCCCGGCGAGTGTGCAAAAAGGCTATAGCCTTAATCTCCGCTACTATGAGCTCGGATCAATACCCGAGAAAGCAGAGTTGATCATGATTTATAGCACCACGAACAACACTCCACTCATGCAAAACATTATTAATTTTGTAATTGATTTTTGTAAAAATACTGAATTGCATAAATAA
- a CDS encoding xanthine dehydrogenase molybdenum-binding subunit XdhA translates to MEAISKSTKKKDHEAKISGRALYVDDHVMDGMLYGRLLRSNKARARVVNILLPELPDGYYVVDKNDVAGINRVHIVLDDTPVFAEENVEYVGEPILMVVGPELKPVERILHEIVITYEEQVPVLDMRKSDTVFFNYNYAKGDIDQVMREADQVFVETFQTGYQEQAYLETQGIIAYPHDGRMTVRGSLQCPYYVHGAVAKALGYEAQAIQVIQDVTGGGFGGKEAFPSILACQTAVAAKKANKPVKVVFDRREDMEFTSKRHPSVCTYKVAVKNGEITGMDIEVLFNSGAYTTLSPVVLQRGLICANGVYRIENLRVTGRAVKTNTVPTGAYRGFGAPQTFFAVEMMMDHLAKKLGIDSLELKEKYMVRQGDETSTSGKYHFHVPLPEMIKRIDELTDYREKRKCYQQQTGRYRKGIGLSMFFHGCGFTGSGERDMIKAVAKIRKNADDTVEVLASNSDIGQGLKTTFCKIVADTLGIAYDQVYIDNPDTDRVPDSGPTVASRSLMTVGGLLQRAAAKLKQEWKTGQEQIVEEHFVEPDFVIPFNLKEFKGDAYPTYSWSVNAIEVEVDTLTATTKVLGAWGIFDVGVPIDLNIIQGQMQGGFLQGIGYASMEQMDYNDKGIIRNNSLSDYIIPTAVDVPNLITEIINNPYTHGPYGAKGAGELPLVGAAPAYVEAMENALGADLNKVPFTPEDTMRILQGADQG, encoded by the coding sequence ATGGAAGCGATTAGTAAATCTACAAAGAAGAAAGATCATGAAGCAAAAATTAGTGGTCGTGCTCTTTATGTGGATGATCATGTGATGGATGGAATGCTTTATGGCAGACTATTGCGCTCTAACAAAGCGAGAGCACGTGTTGTCAATATTTTGCTGCCGGAATTGCCGGATGGCTATTATGTTGTTGATAAAAACGATGTAGCAGGTATCAATCGCGTGCACATTGTTTTAGATGACACACCTGTCTTCGCCGAAGAGAATGTCGAATATGTCGGCGAACCCATTTTAATGGTTGTAGGCCCAGAGTTAAAACCAGTTGAGCGGATTTTACACGAGATCGTAATAACCTATGAAGAGCAAGTTCCTGTTTTGGATATGCGAAAATCAGATACTGTCTTTTTCAACTATAACTATGCCAAGGGTGATATCGACCAAGTGATGAGGGAAGCAGATCAAGTATTTGTTGAGACTTTCCAGACCGGGTATCAGGAGCAGGCTTATCTTGAGACACAGGGGATTATTGCTTATCCCCATGATGGTCGCATGACGGTGCGCGGTTCTCTGCAGTGTCCTTATTATGTACATGGTGCAGTTGCCAAAGCATTAGGATATGAGGCACAAGCTATTCAGGTTATTCAGGATGTCACCGGAGGGGGCTTTGGCGGAAAAGAGGCCTTTCCTTCGATTCTTGCCTGCCAGACAGCCGTAGCGGCAAAAAAAGCGAACAAGCCAGTAAAGGTCGTGTTTGATCGGCGCGAAGATATGGAGTTTACTTCAAAACGCCATCCTTCAGTCTGTACTTATAAAGTAGCGGTGAAGAATGGCGAAATTACGGGAATGGATATTGAGGTGCTTTTTAACAGCGGTGCGTACACCACCCTTTCTCCGGTTGTACTGCAACGCGGTCTGATTTGTGCCAATGGGGTCTATCGGATTGAGAATCTTCGTGTCACCGGGCGAGCCGTGAAGACCAACACAGTCCCTACTGGTGCATATCGCGGCTTTGGTGCGCCGCAAACTTTCTTTGCTGTGGAGATGATGATGGATCATCTTGCCAAGAAATTGGGTATAGATTCACTTGAACTGAAAGAAAAATATATGGTCAGGCAGGGCGATGAGACTTCTACCAGCGGTAAATACCATTTCCATGTTCCGTTGCCGGAAATGATTAAGCGAATTGATGAACTGACTGACTATCGTGAGAAGCGTAAGTGCTATCAACAGCAGACTGGACGGTATCGCAAAGGAATCGGCTTATCGATGTTCTTCCATGGCTGTGGGTTTACCGGCAGTGGTGAGCGGGACATGATTAAAGCGGTTGCAAAAATTCGGAAGAATGCAGATGATACAGTAGAGGTACTTGCAAGCAATTCAGATATCGGTCAAGGACTCAAAACGACTTTTTGTAAAATTGTTGCCGATACTCTTGGCATTGCCTATGACCAAGTGTATATTGATAATCCGGATACCGATCGTGTACCCGATTCAGGTCCGACCGTAGCCAGTCGCTCTTTAATGACGGTTGGCGGTTTGTTACAGCGGGCAGCTGCAAAGCTCAAACAAGAATGGAAAACTGGCCAAGAGCAAATTGTAGAAGAACATTTTGTTGAGCCAGATTTCGTCATACCGTTTAATTTGAAAGAATTCAAAGGAGATGCCTATCCTACTTATTCCTGGTCAGTCAATGCTATTGAAGTGGAAGTCGATACACTGACTGCCACAACCAAAGTTCTCGGGGCCTGGGGGATTTTTGATGTCGGTGTGCCAATTGATTTGAATATTATCCAGGGGCAGATGCAAGGCGGATTTCTTCAGGGAATTGGTTATGCCTCAATGGAACAAATGGATTATAACGATAAAGGAATTATTCGCAATAATAGTCTCAGTGATTACATCATTCCCACAGCAGTTGATGTGCCAAATCTAATCACTGAAATCATAAACAATCCCTATACCCACGGTCCTTATGGGGCCAAGGGAGCCGGGGAACTGCCACTGGTTGGTGCAGCTCCAGCTTATGTTGAAGCGATGGAAAATGCGCTTGGGGCAGATTTGAATAAGGTGCCGTTTACACCGGAAGACACCATGAGAATCTTACAGGGGGCGGATCAAGGATGA
- a CDS encoding Fe-S oxidoreductase codes for MDSLSLQIKNTALKMGYEKCGIIKIAEMAGYEEKLNKRSELIPQAKSFNQNLYRFTRLQAVYPWAKSIVICVRHYGKYTVPEHLKGLIGKYYLFDSRRDQKSKEYQDSFAFELYLQGMGLKAETERKFGITALRWAALKAGLGLVRRNNFFYTKSGSWMHLEAWLIDKELESIETPDFKECPEHCNRCVKSCPTASLSQAYSMDPLSCVSYLTTFGGRNLPHEKFNVQMGSWIYGCDVCQDVCPMNNNRWDEAEAFPGLDKISKHIALDKILKMDYPFLEQIIQPKFWYIEKDDVWKWKVNVINAMVNEYKEQYKESIYAACTDRHEKVREMAHWAIEKLHLS; via the coding sequence ATGGATTCATTATCATTACAAATAAAAAATACCGCATTGAAGATGGGGTATGAAAAGTGCGGAATCATAAAGATAGCTGAGATGGCGGGTTATGAGGAAAAGCTAAATAAACGCAGTGAGCTGATTCCACAAGCAAAGTCTTTTAATCAAAATCTTTATCGCTTTACTCGCTTGCAAGCTGTATACCCATGGGCAAAATCCATCGTGATTTGCGTAAGACACTATGGAAAATATACTGTTCCAGAACACTTAAAAGGCTTGATTGGTAAATACTATCTATTTGATAGTAGAAGAGATCAGAAATCTAAAGAATATCAGGATAGTTTTGCGTTTGAATTATATTTGCAGGGCATGGGACTGAAAGCCGAAACAGAACGGAAATTTGGTATCACTGCACTGCGCTGGGCAGCATTAAAAGCCGGGCTTGGATTAGTTCGCAGAAATAACTTTTTTTATACAAAATCGGGTTCATGGATGCATTTGGAAGCATGGCTGATTGACAAGGAATTGGAATCTATCGAAACACCAGATTTTAAGGAGTGTCCTGAACACTGTAATCGGTGTGTTAAGTCTTGTCCGACAGCCTCTTTATCGCAAGCATATTCGATGGATCCGTTATCATGTGTTTCCTATCTTACTACATTTGGCGGCAGAAATTTACCGCATGAAAAATTTAATGTTCAAATGGGCAGTTGGATTTATGGATGCGATGTATGTCAAGATGTTTGTCCCATGAATAACAACCGTTGGGATGAAGCCGAAGCGTTTCCAGGGTTAGATAAAATAAGCAAACATATCGCTTTAGACAAAATCCTTAAGATGGATTATCCTTTTTTAGAACAAATCATACAGCCTAAATTCTGGTATATAGAGAAGGACGATGTTTGGAAATGGAAGGTCAATGTTATTAATGCAATGGTGAATGAATATAAGGAGCAATATAAAGAATCTATTTATGCAGCATGTACTGACCGTCATGAAAAGGTAAGGGAAATGGCTCATTGGGCAATTGAAAAATTGCACCTTTCCTAG
- a CDS encoding selenium-dependent xanthine dehydrogenase, with the protein MINFILNGQEVASHAKVNDRLLDILRTEFRLTGVKCGCKEGECGACSVILNGRLVNSCLVAMGSIEGSTVMTIEGYCETERFTVLDKAYAAVSAVQCGFCIPGMMLASECILAKNPNPTDAEIREGISGNLCRCTGYNAIVEAIGIAAKEGQGLW; encoded by the coding sequence ATGATCAATTTTATTCTTAATGGTCAAGAGGTTGCATCCCATGCAAAAGTCAATGATCGCTTGCTTGATATACTTCGCACCGAATTTCGTCTTACTGGAGTAAAATGTGGTTGTAAAGAAGGAGAATGCGGTGCTTGCTCAGTTATTCTTAATGGCAGATTGGTCAATTCTTGTCTTGTTGCCATGGGGTCGATTGAAGGCAGCACAGTCATGACAATTGAAGGGTATTGTGAAACTGAACGGTTTACAGTTCTTGATAAAGCATATGCTGCAGTCAGTGCTGTGCAATGTGGCTTTTGTATTCCAGGTATGATGCTGGCGTCAGAGTGTATTCTTGCCAAAAACCCAAATCCTACCGATGCTGAAATTCGTGAAGGTATTTCCGGAAATCTTTGCCGCTGTACCGGTTACAATGCCATTGTCGAAGCCATTGGTATCGCAGCGAAGGAGGGACAGGGATTATGGTAA
- the ydbB gene encoding hypothetical protein, protein MIGNEKYNINTDIKFEALQLIDVQQLSNQCQEKWFNQTLCQVNDSVVRLGIIQGEFHWHKHDKEDELFYVISGKLFVEVEGREIELTPNQGFMVPREVLHRTRAPERTVMLMMSGCTVTPVGD, encoded by the coding sequence ATGATAGGGAATGAGAAATACAATATCAATACAGATATCAAGTTTGAAGCGCTTCAACTGATAGACGTTCAGCAGTTATCAAACCAGTGTCAGGAAAAGTGGTTTAATCAAACGCTATGCCAGGTAAATGATAGCGTCGTCCGGCTTGGAATCATCCAGGGAGAATTTCATTGGCACAAACATGATAAGGAAGATGAACTTTTTTATGTGATTTCGGGGAAACTCTTTGTTGAAGTTGAAGGACGAGAAATTGAATTAACCCCGAATCAAGGATTCATGGTGCCTAGAGAAGTTCTTCATCGGACTCGTGCTCCTGAACGTACCGTCATGTTAATGATGAGCGGATGCACAGTAACTCCTGTTGGCGATTAG
- a CDS encoding sodium transporter, with protein MSQLIRLSKFVTKYISLLVILGALLSFMKPSQLIPFGKHIPYLLGFIMLGMGLTMSTKDFKVVLSRPKDVAAGIILRYLIMPLVAWGIAKAFALSPALAAGLILVGCCPSGTASNVMTFIAKGDTALSVSVSSLNTILAPILTPFLFLMFAGTVVPIDPMLLLLDIVKIVLLPILLGMALRMIFPKQVTAYQPIIPAFSVIAIVITVGVVVALNAAKLSAVAFIALLAVALHNTLGLGLGYFSARLLNMSEPKARAISYEIGMENSGLAVALALAHLDPIAAIPGAIFSVWHNFSGSLLASYWVKKDLQ; from the coding sequence ATGAGCCAACTGATTCGGCTATCGAAATTCGTTACAAAATACATTTCCTTGTTAGTCATTCTAGGTGCACTACTTTCATTCATGAAGCCTTCGCAACTCATTCCTTTCGGAAAGCACATTCCGTATCTGTTGGGATTTATCATGCTCGGTATGGGATTAACAATGTCCACTAAAGATTTCAAAGTGGTTCTATCAAGGCCTAAAGATGTGGCGGCGGGGATTATTTTACGCTACCTCATTATGCCTTTGGTTGCCTGGGGTATCGCAAAAGCATTTGCCTTGAGCCCGGCATTAGCGGCTGGTCTCATCCTTGTCGGCTGCTGTCCTAGCGGAACTGCATCCAATGTAATGACTTTCATTGCAAAAGGAGATACCGCTCTTTCGGTATCTGTTTCCAGTCTAAATACGATTCTGGCACCTATTCTTACACCATTTTTGTTTTTGATGTTTGCAGGAACAGTAGTTCCGATTGATCCAATGCTGTTGCTCTTAGATATTGTGAAAATTGTATTGCTGCCAATTTTACTAGGAATGGCTTTACGAATGATATTTCCGAAACAGGTAACTGCCTATCAACCGATTATTCCCGCTTTTTCAGTGATTGCAATTGTTATTACGGTAGGGGTTGTCGTAGCACTTAATGCAGCTAAACTATCCGCTGTAGCCTTTATCGCTTTATTAGCAGTTGCCCTGCATAATACGCTTGGCCTTGGATTAGGTTACTTTTCAGCTCGACTATTAAACATGAGCGAACCAAAAGCTAGGGCAATTTCCTACGAAATCGGCATGGAGAACTCGGGTCTAGCCGTCGCACTGGCACTTGCTCACTTAGACCCGATAGCTGCTATCCCAGGGGCAATTTTTAGTGTATGGCATAATTTCAGCGGAAGTCTGCTTGCCAGTTACTGGGTAAAAAAAGATTTACAATAA